The following nucleotide sequence is from Bradyrhizobium roseum.
GACGGCCGGTTCATACCATCGGCATCGGCGTGAAGGGCAAATTCGTGGCGTCGGAGGTGGCGCGCACCTATTGCATTGCGGAACATTTCAACGGAGAGCCCGTCGACGTCTCGATCCGGTTCTCCAACGGATTGGGGGGCCTGGAGCAGCACGATGGATGGTCCGATGTCCGTGGCATGGCGGTACGCTTCCACTTGCGGGACACGACGGCAAGCGACCTGATCGCGACGACGCTCGGCGAATTCTTCGTCCGCAATGTCGACGACTTCTTCGAATTTTCCAGGGTTGCGAAGCGCGAGCCGCATCGGCGACGGCACTGGCTGCTGAAGATCGCAGATTTTCTGCAGCTCAAGATCCCTCCCCGCACGCCCTACGCGGGCGAAACCCAGAGCGTCGACGCGGGCGCGCTTCGTTACGCCAACCGGCACCGGTTCGCCCAGCTGGGCATCTTTCAGGTCGGCACGATCGGCGCACCGGAGAGCTATGCCCGCGCGAGCTATCATGCCGTCCATACCTTCTGGGTGACGGCGCCCGATGGCG
It contains:
- a CDS encoding catalase, which translates into the protein MVDPSTAKRLVQVIHDNLPAPVPGRRPVHTIGIGVKGKFVASEVARTYCIAEHFNGEPVDVSIRFSNGLGGLEQHDGWSDVRGMAVRFHLRDTTASDLIATTLGEFFVRNVDDFFEFSRVAKREPHRRRHWLLKIADFLQLKIPPRTPYAGETQSVDAGALRYANRHRFAQLGIFQVGTIGAPESYARASYHAVHTFWVTAPDGVRRPVRFYWQPVAGVNNTDPKAVPKDKYLFEELKDRLRRWPARFMLMMTIGEEGDAIDDCTKPWPGTRVRVAMGTLTLTEIPEGDDQAAAGERISFNPCRLAPGIEASNDPILEARLGAYEVSREMRGGCPFKWRPDDVA